In Anoplopoma fimbria isolate UVic2021 breed Golden Eagle Sablefish chromosome 12, Afim_UVic_2022, whole genome shotgun sequence, one DNA window encodes the following:
- the LOC129099956 gene encoding tumor necrosis factor receptor superfamily member 14-like, whose protein sequence is MFPTLTVFGFVAMFMTPGLCCSPKEYQTRDGQCCPMCHEGTVVRKDCTRQTWTWCSPCGNRTFMNRPNGLNKCYNCTPCDQGNGLFAKQGCTAATDTVCHVVNGYFCKALMDESGCSSAEKHTQCEPGHRIKAPGTSRTDTVCESCPSGYFSLDGVNCTVWTLCSQTQIKTKEGNMTSDVVCEAASRHHYFHIAALILFTLTVAGLGIKGIKGGLSSIKNEIPRTSDSMASSGSPESKDRGHLG, encoded by the exons ATGTTTCCGACGCTGACTGTCTTTG GCTTTGTCGCCATGTTCATGACTCCAGGACTCTGCTGTTCACCAAAAGAATATCAGACAAGAGATGGACAATGTTGTCCGATGTGCCACGAAG GTACAGTTGTTCGAAAAGACTGCACTCGTCAGACATGGACATGGTGCAGCCCTTGTGGGAACAGGACATTTATGAACAGACCCAATGGCCTGAATAAATGTTACAACTGCACCCCATGTGACCAAG GTAACGGTCTCTTTGCCAAACAGGGCTgcacagcagcaacagacacAGTCTGTCATGTTGTAAATGGATATTTCTGCAAGGCCTTGATGGATGAGTCAGGATGtagttctgcagaaaaacatacGCAGTGTGAACCCGGTCACAGGATAAAAGCACCTG GAACCAGCAGAACAGACACAGTGTGTGAAAGCTGTCCGTCCGGCTATTTTTCACTTGACGGTGTGAATTGTACAGTTTGGACTCT TTGCTCACAAACCCAAATAAAGACCAAAGAAGGAAACATGACCAGTGATGTCGTCTGTGAAGCTGCTTCAAGACACCATTACTTTCATATAGCTGCATTAATACTCTTCACATTAACAGTTGCTGGGCTTGGGATCAAAGGGATCAAAG GCGGACTATCATCAATAAAAAATGAG ATTCCTCGGACATCTGACAGCATGGCTTCATCTGGATCTCCAGAatccaaggacagaggacatcTGGGGTGA